In a genomic window of Leishmania donovani BPK282A1 complete genome, chromosome 32:
- a CDS encoding vacuolar proton-ATPase-like protein, putative, protein MPWRQEHCSGLWRSEDMIRVNIILQREVLHDTMYEVGMLGRVQFLDMNEGVTAFARPFTEELRRCEELQRKLHFIEESMCKDADLLERYPGDVNMSATVEEMRSSLLRGQMHMIDDRIESTVNELTAMLTSLEGFQHEMNQNQEMSLLYYKYRLLVETPSDMAANNSSSAHHGAAVSSDAFSRLASLFGFIESKLSEELYRLCYRITRGNAIVEISNEPAMFVDVQTGERNVAKTSFVVLCASPTMIVRLKKLMIGLGADVYTLDEVQSRGIELTTSTAAHHVEDTIEGVERRKRDVLTQWYEEHRLYKTYLKVEKVVLTAMNMCAMSGSTCTASAWVPLRHEQSLRRALQDAVASANGSVESIVTLHAEQKHPPTFFETNRFTESFQGIVDSYGMARYKEVNPGVFTIITFPYLFGIMYGDIGHGFLLLFIALFFIGKEKAWRTAQLNEIVAMVFGGRYLLLLMSLFAIYMGVLYNDFFGFSLNLFSSGYTWAPISEQKGTTYPTTPNGLPSVKPPHVYAMGLDAAWTETDNKLEFYNSVKMKHAVIVGVAQMFAGLLLSLSNSIYEKNWYKIAFLFVPEFVFLLCTFGYMSILIMVKWCRTWENTNKAPSILEIMTNFFLQPGSVPNPLFSGQAGLQVFLLLAAFAMVPFMLLGMPYIEMRDYKRWQQRRQVGGSRRHHGRALRVSVVAIETSDYTDVFLNEPSASLQHRQANYSGDESAHRNLMSDDDETANIFGDDSMHPFGVSTANSEEGATATVIERENEKFEHFDVSELIIHYVIHTIEYVLSSVSNTASYLRLWALSLAHAQLSEVFFSFTVAKTLDIDNSSGFVIAIGVLLWLGATLGVLVGMEALSAFLHALRLHWVEFQNKFYAGDGRTFDPLDLTTLNTAN, encoded by the coding sequence ATGCCGTGGCGTCAGGAACACTGCAGCGGCTTGTGGCGGTCGGAGGACATGATCCGCGTCAACATTATCCTTCAGCGAGAGGTCCTGCACGACACCATGTATGAGGTTGGTATGCTGGGCCGCGTGCAGTTCCTCGACATGAACGAGGGGGTTACTGCGTTTGCCAGGCCGTTCACagaagagctgcgccgctgcgaggagctgcagcgcaagctTCACTTCATTGAGGAGTCGATGTGCAAGGACGCGGACTTGCTCGAGAGATACCCCGGGGACGTGAACATGAGCGCCACCGTGGAAGAGATGCGGTCATCGTTGCTGCGGGGACAAATGCACATGATCGACGACCGCATCGAGTCGACCGTGAACGAGTTGACCGCAATGCTCACATCGCTCGAAGGGTTCCAGCATGAGATGAACCAGAACCAGGAGATGTCACTGCTGTACTACAAGTACAGGCTCTTGGTGGAGACACCGTCCGACATGGCAGCGAACAACAGCAGCTCCGCCCaccacggcgctgccgtcagcTCGGATGCGTTCTCCCGGCTAGCCAGCCTCTTCGGCTTCATTGAATCAAAACTCAGCGAGGAGCTCTACCGCCTCTGCTACCGCATCACCCGCGGCAACGCCATCGTCGAGATCAGTAACGAGCCGGCCATGTTTGTCGACGTCCAGACTGGCGAGCGCAATGTGGCCAAGACGTCATTTGTGGTGCTGTGCGCCTCGCCGACGATGATCGTCCGCTTGAAGAAGCTCATGATTGGGCTCGGCGCCGACGTTTACACCCTGGACGAGGTGCAGAGTCGCGGTATCGAgctcaccacctccaccgccgcccaccACGTCGAGGACACCATCGAGGGGGTCGAGCGGCGCAAGCGCGATGTGCTGACGCAGTGGTACGAAGAGCACCGGCTGTACAAGACCTACCTAAAGGTAGAGAAGGTGGTGCTGACGGCGATGAACATGTGTGCCATGTCCGGCTCCACCTGCACGGCCTCCGCGTGGGTACCACTGCGCCACGAGCAGTCCCTTCGCCGTGCGCTGCaagacgccgtcgcctcggcAAACGGCAGCGTCGAGTCCATAGTGACGCTCCACGCCGAGCAGAAACACCCGCCGACGTTTTTTGAGACTAACCGCTTTACCGAGTCGTTCCAGGGAATTGTCGACAGCTACGGTATGGCACGCTACAAGGAGGTCAACCCGGGCGTGTTCACCATCATCACGTTCCCGTACCTGTTCGGCATCATGTACGGCGACATTGGCCACGGCTttctgctgctcttcatCGCCCTCTTTTTCATCGGCAAGGAAAAAGCGTGGCGGACGGCGCAGCTCAACGAAATAGTTGCCATGGTGTTCGGCGGCCGCTACTTATTGCTGCTCATGTCCCTCTTTGCCATCTACATGGGAGTCCTGTATAACGACTTCTTTGGCTTTTCTCTGAACCTCTTCTCCAGCGGCTACACGTGGGCCCCGATCTCGGAGCAGAAGGGCACCACCTACCCGACGACGCCGAACGGGCTTCCAAGTGTGAAGCCGCCGCACGTTTATGCGATGGGTCTGGATGCGGCATGGACTGAGACGGACAACAAGCTGGAGTTCTACAACTCTGTGAAGATGAAGCACGCTGTCATtgtcggcgtggcgcagaTGTTCGCTGGCCTCTTGCTCTCGCTCAGCAATAGCATCTACGAGAAGAACTGGTACAAGATCGCCTTCTTGTTTGTGCCCGAGTTCGTTTTCCTACTTTGTACCTTTGGATACATGTCGATCCTCATCATGGTGAAGTGGTGCCGCACGTGGGAGAACACGAACAAGGCGCCGAGCATCCTGGAGATCATGACGAACTTTTTTCTGCAGCCTGGCTCGGTGCCGAACCCGCTCTTCAGTGGACAGGCCGGGCTGCAGGTGTTTCTGCTCCTCGCGGCTTTTGCGATGGTTCCCTTCATGCTGCTGGGAATGCCATACATCGAGATGCGGGACTAcaagcggtggcagcagcgccggcaagTTGggggcagccgccgccaccacggcagAGCGCTGCGGGTCAGCGTGGTCGCAATCGAAACCTCCGACTACACGGACGTCTTCTTGAATGAGCCGTCGGCGtccctgcagcaccggcaggcCAACTACAGCGGTGACGAGAGCGCGCACCGCAATTTGATgagtgacgacgacgaaacGGCGAACATCTTCGGTGACGACAGCATGCATCCCTTTGGCGTGTCTACAGCGAACAGTGAGGAAGGTGCCACAGCCACGGTGATCGAGCGCGAAAACGAGAAATTCGAGCACTTTGATGTCTCGGAGTTGATCATCCACTATGTGATTCACACCATCGAGTATGTGCTGAGCAGTGTGTCAAACACCGCCTCGTACCTGCGTCTGTGGGCGTTGTCGCTCGCCCACGCGCAGCTTTCCGAGGTCTTCTTCAGCTTCACGGTGGCCAAAACGCTCGACATCGACAACAGCTCTGGCTTCGTGATTGCCATtggggtgctgctgtggcttgGCGCGACACTCGGTGTGCTGGTGGGCATGgaggcgctgtcggcgtTTTTGCATGCGCTGCGTCTGCACTGGGTGGAGTTCCAGAACAAGTTCTACGCTGGCGACGGGCGGACGTTCGATCCGCTGGACCTGACAACCCTTAACACGGCAAACTAG